GTTTAAGGACAGCTTCGAAGTGGCGATGCTCCTTCAGGAAGCACAGCAAAAGAAACAGGCAGAAGATGAAGAAACCCAACGAGAACGAATACGAGCCGAGAAAGTCGAACAAGTCGGGAGGGAGCGTTTAATACGGATTTTCCCCGAAGATGCACAGGCGGTTATCGTAGCACGTCAGATGCAGGATGAGAGTGATCCATATACGGATTATCACGCAAGTCGCATCATTCGAACCGTTATTTTGAGACCTTTGCACGGCAATTAGTGTGTATTTTGTTTGTTAATTCATTGTATAATAGGGAGTTATTTTGTATATTTGAGTATTAAAAACAGCATAATATTCCTCCCATGGCATACCAATCCAAGAATACCGATGAGCATGTAACATTTGCAGACGCACTCCTTTCAAAGCGTTATCGCAAAGCACAAAACGACTTCCTCAATCAGGTTGACAGGCTTATCGATTGGCGTCCGATCAGGAGGCTGATCAACAAGAAATACACGAAGCGACAAAATGCCATCGGTGCCCCGGCTTATGACGTGATTCTCTTATTCAAGATGTTGCTTTTGGAGACATGGTACAACCTCAGTGATTGTGCTCTGGAGGAGCGCATCAATGATTCAATCACCTTTTCCCGATTCTTGGGACTGAAGATGGAAGAGGTATCTCCCGACCACAGCACCATCAGTCGATTTCGTTCGGCACTGACAGAGTTGGGTCTCATGGACAAACTATTGGCGCAGTTTAACAAACAACTTTCGCGCCATCACATTTCGGTAAGGGAAGGGGTGCTTGTGGATGCAAGCCTTGTGGAGACGCCGCATAAACCCAACGGAAGCATTACGATTGAAGTCGCAGACGACAGAGAAGACAATCGGAGCGAGGCGGAAAAAGAGGCAGAGGAGGATTATCAAAAACAGGTTGTCCGCCGGCGTAAAGGGACGGATGAAGAAGCCCGTTGGGTGTACAAACAAAAGCGTTATCACTACGGATACAAAAAGCATTGTCCGGCCAATGTTCAAGGCATTGTTCAAAAGGTGATAACGACAGCAGCGAACCGCAGTGACACGAAGGAGTTTATTCCGCTATTGCAGGGTGCAAACATACCTCAAGGTACAGCCGTCTTGGCGGACAAAGGATATGCTTGCGGGGAAAATCGTTCCTACCTGCAAACCCATCACCTTCAAGACGGCATCATGCACAAGGCACAACGCAACAGGGCATTGACCGAGGAAGAGAAGCAAGGAAACA
This genomic stretch from Porphyromonas gingivalis ATCC 33277 harbors:
- a CDS encoding IS5-like element ISPg8 family transposase; translation: MAYQSKNTDEHVTFADALLSKRYRKAQNDFLNQVDRLIDWRPIRRLINKKYTKRQNAIGAPAYDVILLFKMLLLETWYNLSDCALEERINDSITFSRFLGLKMEEVSPDHSTISRFRSALTELGLMDKLLAQFNKQLSRHHISVREGVLVDASLVETPHKPNGSITIEVADDREDNRSEAEKEAEEDYQKQVVRRRKGTDEEARWVYKQKRYHYGYKKHCPANVQGIVQKVITTAANRSDTKEFIPLLQGANIPQGTAVLADKGYACGENRSYLQTHHLQDGIMHKAQRNRALTEEEKQGNKAISPIRSTIERTFGSIRRWFHGGRCRYRGLAKTHTQNILESIAFNLYRTPGIIMSSSVG